In a genomic window of Candidatus Chazhemtobacterium aquaticus:
- a CDS encoding slipin family protein, with the protein MFYALLPIVIFVILSSLKQINEYERGVVYTMGRFTGIVEPGWRLVWPIFQSFRKVDIRTKAVDVPKQETITKDNVSIKMNAVIYYKVRDAGKSINEVEDVFSAVSQLAQTTMRRIAGEVTLDELLQNREKIASDILKIIDKTSDAWGIDVETVELKDIELPENMVRTMAKQAEAEREKRATIINSEGEVIAANNLGKAANTLAKAPGALHLRTLNSINDISSDQSNTVIFALPMEILRAIEGFVKDGKK; encoded by the coding sequence GCGGTGTCGTTTATACCATGGGTCGCTTCACCGGTATCGTTGAACCCGGCTGGCGTTTAGTTTGGCCCATCTTTCAGAGTTTCAGAAAGGTTGATATTCGTACCAAAGCAGTCGATGTTCCCAAGCAGGAGACCATCACCAAAGACAACGTCTCTATCAAAATGAACGCCGTTATATATTACAAAGTGAGAGATGCCGGCAAATCCATCAACGAGGTCGAAGACGTCTTCAGCGCTGTTTCTCAGCTTGCCCAGACCACCATGCGCCGTATTGCTGGCGAGGTCACACTAGACGAACTTCTTCAAAACCGAGAAAAAATTGCCAGCGATATCTTAAAGATCATCGACAAAACCTCTGACGCCTGGGGCATCGATGTCGAAACCGTCGAACTTAAGGACATCGAACTTCCTGAAAACATGGTTCGTACCATGGCCAAACAAGCCGAAGCTGAAAGAGAAAAAAGAGCTACCATCATCAACTCCGAAGGCGAGGTAATCGCTGCCAACAACCTTGGCAAAGCTGCCAATACTCTTGCCAAAGCCCCCGGTGCTCTCCACCTAAGAACGCTCAACTCTATCAACGACATCTCCTCTGACCAATCAAACACCGTCATCTTTGCTCTTCCCATGGAGATTCTAAGAGCTATAGAGGGTTTTGTTAAAGATGGTAAGAAATAA
- a CDS encoding PQQ-dependent sugar dehydrogenase has protein sequence MVRNKQPLPKSLVIFIPLTLIFLSTIFFLTYRKFWSNPLPQGTSVSLIESSPEDPYAKKNPPTPESVDYQVTEVASNLYVPWSLVFTDPKRLLVTERDGKIRQITDNQLNPDPLIQFNEVISEGEAGLMGMDLHPNYQANHYLYVCLTYQYDNALYNKIERLIDHKDYLARDQIIFDRIPAANNHAGCRIKFGPDSKLYITTGDALQRNLAQDLNSLAGKILRLNDDGSIPTDNPFPNSPVYSYGHRNPQGLAWHPQGQLFATEHGPSGFDGPGGGDELNLIKPGQNYGWPLVSHDKTHPDTTPPLLVFTPAEAPSGALIYTGSLFPQFKDNLFFTALRGSGIFHVILDSQDPTKTLSYQKLEIDLGRIRDIIQSPDGQIYFSTSNRDGRGQVRDNDDKIYRLEPITE, from the coding sequence ATGGTAAGAAATAAACAGCCTCTCCCAAAATCCCTAGTCATCTTCATACCATTAACCCTCATCTTCCTCTCCACCATCTTCTTTCTCACCTACCGCAAATTTTGGTCCAACCCCTTACCTCAGGGTACTTCCGTCAGTCTGATTGAATCCTCTCCCGAAGACCCTTATGCGAAAAAAAATCCTCCTACACCTGAATCAGTCGACTATCAGGTAACCGAAGTGGCTAGCAATCTTTACGTTCCTTGGAGTTTGGTCTTCACCGATCCAAAAAGACTTCTCGTCACCGAAAGAGACGGCAAGATAAGACAAATAACCGATAATCAACTTAACCCAGATCCACTCATTCAATTCAATGAAGTCATCTCAGAAGGTGAGGCAGGACTTATGGGTATGGATCTTCACCCAAATTATCAAGCCAATCACTACCTTTATGTTTGCCTTACTTACCAATATGACAACGCTTTATATAACAAAATCGAGCGATTAATTGACCACAAAGACTATCTCGCTCGCGATCAAATCATCTTTGATCGTATCCCAGCAGCCAATAATCATGCCGGTTGTAGAATCAAATTTGGACCCGATTCCAAGCTCTACATCACTACCGGTGATGCTCTCCAGAGAAACTTGGCTCAGGATCTTAATTCTCTGGCCGGCAAGATCCTCCGTCTAAACGACGATGGCAGTATTCCCACCGACAACCCCTTCCCTAACTCACCTGTCTACTCCTACGGACATCGCAATCCCCAGGGACTAGCCTGGCATCCTCAAGGACAACTTTTTGCCACAGAGCACGGACCTTCTGGTTTTGATGGTCCCGGCGGGGGAGACGAACTCAATCTCATCAAACCTGGTCAAAACTACGGCTGGCCTCTTGTCAGTCATGACAAAACCCATCCAGACACTACCCCACCCCTTCTTGTCTTTACTCCCGCTGAAGCTCCTTCTGGCGCCTTAATCTACACCGGTTCTCTCTTTCCTCAATTCAAAGACAACCTCTTTTTCACGGCACTACGCGGATCAGGCATTTTTCATGTCATCCTAGACAGTCAAGACCCAACAAAAACCCTTTCCTATCAAAAACTTGAAATAGATCTAGGTCGAATCCGTGATATCATCCAAAGTCCAGACGGCCAAATCTACTTCTCTACTAGTAACCGAGATGGTCGTGGCCAAGTAAGGGATAATGACGACAAAATCTATCGCCTTGAACCAATAACTGAATAA
- a CDS encoding serine hydrolase: MNEKEKFTPASLLKVPVMMTLYDQASSEPGFLEKQIPYLKNGDFYQNIPIKKEMVEGQLYSVSDLIAQMIVYSDNNALFSLTKILDQQSLFSLMRKVGIKQAGMSEEELVDVVQYSSFFRILYNSSYLGRTYSEKALSLMTQIDYQEGLPKGLPKDILISHKFGERNLGDSMQLHDCGIVYVKKHNYLICVMTRGRDLNKMNQTISHLSAVTYNNVQSQAE, from the coding sequence ATAAATGAGAAGGAGAAATTTACTCCCGCAAGCTTGCTTAAGGTTCCGGTAATGATGACTCTTTATGATCAGGCGTCAAGCGAGCCTGGTTTTTTGGAGAAACAAATTCCATATTTAAAAAACGGTGATTTTTACCAAAATATTCCGATTAAGAAGGAGATGGTTGAAGGTCAGTTGTATTCTGTAAGTGATTTGATAGCTCAGATGATTGTTTACTCTGATAACAATGCCTTATTTTCGCTTACCAAGATCCTTGATCAGCAAAGTCTATTTAGTTTGATGAGAAAGGTGGGTATTAAACAAGCTGGGATGTCAGAAGAAGAGCTGGTGGACGTGGTTCAGTACTCTTCTTTCTTTAGGATTTTGTATAACTCTTCATATTTAGGCAGAACATACTCAGAAAAGGCATTATCTCTAATGACTCAGATAGATTATCAAGAGGGTTTGCCAAAAGGTTTGCCTAAGGATATTCTTATTTCTCATAAATTTGGTGAGAGGAATTTGGGAGATTCAATGCAATTGCATGACTGTGGAATTGTGTATGTTAAGAAGCACAACTATTTGATATGTGTGATGACGCGAGGAAGAGATCTTAACAAAATGAACCAGACCATTTCCCATCTGTCGGCGGTGACATACAACAACGTGCAGTCTCAGGCTGAGTGA
- the greA gene encoding transcription elongation factor GreA has product MDKKPIKITVQGRQALEKELKVLKDERQPHVIKRVATAREFGDLSENAEYHAAREDLAWIQGRIEEIEHILAQAEVVKANGDSTVSLGHQVVLLTQDGQEQEFHIVGEWEADPMAQKISHESPLGQALVGKKVGEIAQFEAPAGTIAYTIKAIK; this is encoded by the coding sequence ATGGATAAAAAACCAATCAAAATTACCGTTCAAGGTCGACAGGCTCTAGAAAAAGAGCTTAAAGTCCTAAAAGATGAGCGTCAACCTCATGTCATTAAAAGAGTCGCTACGGCTCGTGAGTTTGGCGATCTTTCTGAAAACGCCGAATACCACGCCGCCCGTGAGGATCTAGCCTGGATTCAAGGACGTATTGAGGAAATCGAACATATTCTAGCTCAAGCTGAAGTAGTCAAGGCCAATGGCGACTCTACTGTTTCTCTTGGTCATCAGGTTGTCCTCCTTACGCAAGACGGCCAAGAACAAGAATTTCACATCGTCGGTGAATGGGAAGCTGATCCCATGGCTCAAAAAATCAGCCACGAATCACCTTTAGGCCAAGCTCTAGTTGGTAAAAAAGTCGGCGAAATCGCCCAATTCGAAGCTCCAGCCGGTACTATTGCCTACACCATCAAAGCCATCAAATAA
- a CDS encoding HD domain-containing protein: MDRAQALDLIHSWTTNPNLIKHMLAVEAQLRALARHYNQDEDLWGLAGLLHDADYQLFANQPEKHPSKIIEELQSKNVDSRIIQAIRSHAWGWQPGAPEPQSQLDWALYTSDELSGLIIACALVRPDKKLSSLTLDSILKKWHTQSFAAGVHRDHILLCETKLGIKLNDYITICLNALQDISSDLGL; this comes from the coding sequence ATGGATCGAGCTCAAGCTCTAGACTTAATTCACTCCTGGACCACTAACCCCAATCTAATCAAACACATGCTTGCTGTCGAGGCGCAGCTACGTGCCCTCGCTCGTCATTATAATCAAGACGAAGATCTCTGGGGTCTGGCTGGCTTACTTCATGACGCGGATTACCAGCTCTTCGCCAATCAGCCTGAAAAACACCCCAGCAAGATCATCGAAGAACTCCAGTCCAAGAACGTTGACTCCCGTATCATCCAGGCCATCCGTTCCCATGCATGGGGCTGGCAGCCAGGCGCCCCAGAACCCCAATCTCAGCTTGACTGGGCGCTCTATACTAGCGACGAACTCTCTGGTCTAATTATTGCCTGCGCCCTGGTTCGTCCTGATAAAAAACTCAGCTCTCTTACCCTCGACTCTATTCTTAAAAAGTGGCACACTCAGTCTTTCGCTGCCGGTGTTCATCGTGACCACATTCTCCTCTGTGAGACAAAACTAGGCATCAAACTCAATGACTACATCACCATCTGTCTTAATGCCCTACAGGACATCTCTTCAGACTTGGGGCTTTAG
- the serS gene encoding serine--tRNA ligase: protein MLDIQYIRDHPKTVRRAVTSKNLNPKVVDNLLDIDQKRRQLIAQVEDLRSQRNQLNQQLKQKQTPKLITQSKSLKSKLQDLEPQLNQLEKSFQDLLLQIPNLPLKDVPIGKDSSGNKQVKTWGKKPTLDFEPKNHIELGTSLGLFDLERGAKVAGFRGYYLTGDGVRLSLAIMLYALDKLSGKGFNLVMPPIINRRSAFINSGHFPWGESETYRLAQDETDPDNDYFLAGTAEVPLVSLYANETFSEKDLPIKMVGFSPCYRREIGNYGKDTKGIFRVHEFLKAEQVIICKNDLEESLQWHEKLLSYAEEILQDLGLHYRVMLMCTGDMGEPQAKKYDIETWMPGRQDYGETASDSIMTDFQSRRANIRYQAADGTLKFAHMLNNTAAPSTRLLIAILENYQQADGTVKVPAPLVPYVGKDLLRRED from the coding sequence ATGCTTGATATTCAATACATTCGTGACCATCCCAAAACAGTCAGAAGAGCTGTTACCAGCAAAAACCTAAACCCCAAGGTTGTTGATAATCTGCTTGATATTGACCAAAAACGCCGTCAATTAATCGCTCAAGTTGAAGATCTCCGTTCTCAGCGAAATCAGCTCAATCAACAGCTTAAACAAAAACAAACCCCCAAACTAATCACTCAGTCAAAGTCTCTCAAAAGTAAACTCCAAGATCTTGAACCTCAACTTAATCAACTTGAAAAGTCCTTCCAGGATCTACTTCTACAGATCCCCAATTTGCCCTTAAAAGACGTTCCTATTGGCAAAGACTCCTCCGGCAACAAGCAAGTTAAAACCTGGGGTAAAAAACCTACTCTCGATTTTGAACCCAAAAACCACATCGAACTTGGAACCAGTCTCGGTCTCTTTGATCTAGAGCGGGGTGCCAAAGTTGCTGGCTTCCGCGGCTATTACCTTACTGGTGACGGAGTCCGCCTCAGTCTAGCCATCATGCTTTATGCCTTAGATAAACTAAGTGGTAAGGGCTTTAATCTCGTAATGCCTCCCATTATTAACCGTCGCTCTGCTTTTATAAACTCAGGCCACTTCCCCTGGGGTGAATCAGAAACCTATCGACTGGCTCAAGACGAAACTGATCCAGACAACGACTATTTCCTAGCAGGAACCGCTGAGGTCCCTTTAGTCTCTCTCTATGCCAACGAGACTTTTTCTGAAAAAGATCTGCCTATAAAAATGGTTGGCTTCTCTCCCTGCTATCGTCGTGAAATCGGCAACTACGGCAAAGACACCAAAGGTATCTTCCGCGTTCATGAATTTCTCAAGGCCGAGCAAGTCATCATCTGTAAAAACGATCTTGAGGAATCTCTTCAATGGCACGAAAAGCTCCTCTCCTACGCTGAGGAAATCCTTCAAGATCTAGGTCTCCATTACCGCGTCATGCTTATGTGTACCGGCGACATGGGTGAACCCCAAGCCAAAAAATATGACATCGAAACCTGGATGCCTGGACGCCAAGACTACGGTGAAACTGCCTCAGACTCAATCATGACTGACTTTCAGTCTCGCCGAGCCAACATTCGCTATCAGGCTGCTGATGGCACTCTCAAATTTGCTCATATGCTCAACAATACCGCCGCCCCCTCTACCAGGCTCCTCATCGCCATTCTCGAAAACTACCAACAAGCAGATGGAACGGTCAAAGTTCCCGCACCCCTAGTCCCTTATGTTGGTAAAGACTTGCTGCGCCGTGAAGACTAA